A genome region from Streptomyces antimycoticus includes the following:
- a CDS encoding 3-hydroxybutyryl-CoA dehydrogenase: MDPVTRLGVVGCGLMGSGVAEVAARHGIDVRVAEATPDAVEAGRRRLTASLDRGVRRGKLSEEERDQALARLSFTHDLGELSDRQFVIEAVAENRDIKTEVLRALDKVVEDPAAILATNTSSIPIVDLAVATERPAQLIGMHFFNPVPVQQLVEVIPALTTSQETVRRTHDIAQQLGKQAIQAPDRSGFVVNALLVPYLLSAVRMVESGSAGPDDIDQGMELGCAHPMGPLRLLDLIGLETIQAVAESMYEEFKEPLYAPPALLRRMVAAGHLGRKSGRGFYTYDA, translated from the coding sequence ATGGATCCCGTTACCCGTCTCGGCGTCGTCGGCTGCGGCCTCATGGGCTCCGGCGTCGCCGAAGTCGCCGCCCGGCACGGCATCGATGTGCGTGTCGCCGAAGCCACCCCGGACGCCGTCGAGGCGGGCCGCCGTCGTCTGACCGCATCTCTCGACAGGGGCGTACGGCGCGGCAAGCTCAGCGAGGAGGAGCGGGACCAGGCCCTCGCCCGGCTTTCCTTCACCCATGACCTCGGTGAGCTGTCCGACCGCCAGTTCGTCATCGAGGCCGTCGCCGAGAACCGTGACATCAAGACCGAGGTCCTGCGCGCCCTGGACAAGGTGGTGGAGGACCCGGCGGCGATCCTGGCCACCAACACCTCCTCGATTCCCATCGTCGACCTCGCGGTCGCCACGGAACGGCCCGCCCAGCTCATCGGCATGCACTTCTTCAACCCCGTGCCCGTGCAACAGCTGGTCGAGGTGATCCCCGCGCTCACCACCAGCCAGGAGACCGTGCGGCGCACCCACGACATCGCCCAGCAGCTCGGCAAGCAGGCCATCCAGGCACCCGACCGCTCCGGCTTCGTCGTCAACGCCCTCCTGGTGCCCTACCTGCTCAGCGCGGTGCGCATGGTGGAATCGGGCTCCGCCGGCCCGGACGACATCGACCAGGGCATGGAACTCGGCTGCGCCCACCCCATGGGGCCGCTCCGGCTGCTCGACCTCATCGGCCTCGAGACCATCCAGGCGGTGGCCGAGTCGATGTACGAGGAGTTCAAGGAGCCCCTGTACGCACCGCCCGCGCTGCTGCGCCGTATGGTCGCGGCGGGTCATCTCGGCCGTAAGAGCGGTCGTGGTTTCTACACCTACGATGCCTGA
- the icmF gene encoding fused isobutyryl-CoA mutase/GTPase IcmF has translation MSDLHRPAHPVRLVTASALFDGHDASINIMRRIFQSQGAEVIHLGHNRSVREVVDAALEEDAHGVAVSSYQGGHVEYFEYLVESLRAQGAEHVRVVGGGGGVIVPEEIDRLRDSGVTIFSPEDGQRMGLAGMVNSVIKDCDFDLWEGRQADIAAVLAGDRFAIARAITGAELGKLPADFLEQLRAAAAARVTPVLGITGTGGSGKSSLTDELVRRFRVDQQDKLRVAVIAVDPTRRRGGGALLGDRIRMNSLDGNRVFFRSLATRNSRELPEHLADVIDVVKAAGFDLVIVETPGIGQGDAAIVPFVDTSMYVMTPEFGAASQLEKIDMLDFADVVAINKFERRGAKDALRDVGRQLVRNREAFGMRPEEMPVYGSSAATFNDDGVTALYQHLKSSLAEKGLPLSEGWLAPVDVRYSSGIRQVVPAERVRYLAEISELVRGYHAETDRMAEAARRVQRLEAVEGELVQVGSDAGNVRSLLEDARRKLPHEVAERIENWPAVVASYSGDEQIVKIRDREIRTTLTRESLSGNKIPRVALPRFTDHGELVRFWRRENLPGHFPFTAGVFPFKRDGEDPARMFAGEGDPFRTNRRFKLLSEGQPATRLSTAFDSVTLYGRDPDERPDNYGKVGTSGVSVATLEDMKALFDGFDLVAQTTSVSMTINGPAPAILAFFLNTTIDQQIERFRTAEGRDPSPEEAAELRAHALGSVRGTVQADILKEDQGQNTCLFSTEFSLRMMADIQEWFIANKVRNFYSVSISGYHIAEAGANPISQLAFTLANGFTYVESYLARGMHIDDFSPNLSFFFSNGMDPEYSVLGRVARRIWAVAMKEKYGANERSQKLKYHVQTSGRSLHAQEMDFNDIRTTLQALIAIYDNCNSLHTNAYDEAVTTPTEDSVRRALAIQLIINREWGLAMNENPLQGSFIIDELTDLVEEAVLEEFERISERGGVLGAMETGYQRGRIQDESMLYEQRKHDGTLPIIGVNTFRNPHADTAEPDAIELARATEEEKQSQLARVRDFQARHHETAHAALAALKDAAVSDRNVFAVLMDAARVCSLQQITDAFFEVGGQYRRNV, from the coding sequence ATGAGCGATCTGCACCGTCCTGCGCACCCCGTCCGCCTGGTCACCGCCTCGGCGCTGTTCGACGGGCATGACGCGTCGATCAACATCATGCGGCGGATCTTCCAGTCCCAGGGCGCGGAGGTGATCCACCTCGGTCACAACCGGTCGGTGCGGGAGGTCGTGGACGCGGCGCTGGAAGAGGACGCACACGGTGTCGCGGTCTCGTCCTACCAGGGCGGTCACGTGGAGTACTTCGAGTACCTGGTGGAGTCGCTGCGTGCGCAGGGGGCGGAGCACGTCCGTGTGGTGGGCGGTGGTGGCGGCGTCATCGTGCCCGAGGAGATCGACCGGCTGCGCGACAGCGGAGTGACCATCTTCTCCCCGGAGGACGGGCAGCGGATGGGCCTTGCCGGGATGGTCAACTCGGTGATAAAGGACTGCGACTTCGACCTGTGGGAGGGCAGGCAGGCCGACATCGCCGCCGTACTCGCCGGCGACCGGTTCGCGATCGCCCGCGCCATCACCGGCGCCGAACTCGGCAAGCTGCCCGCGGACTTCCTGGAACAGCTCCGTGCCGCCGCGGCGGCGCGGGTCACACCGGTGCTCGGCATCACCGGCACCGGCGGCTCGGGTAAATCGTCGCTCACCGACGAGTTGGTGCGCCGGTTCCGCGTCGACCAGCAGGACAAGCTGCGGGTCGCGGTGATCGCGGTCGACCCGACCCGCCGTCGTGGTGGCGGTGCGCTGCTCGGTGACCGGATCCGGATGAACTCGCTGGACGGGAACCGGGTGTTCTTCCGGAGTCTGGCCACGCGCAACAGCCGTGAGCTGCCGGAACACCTGGCGGATGTGATCGACGTGGTGAAGGCGGCCGGGTTCGACCTGGTGATCGTGGAGACGCCGGGCATCGGCCAGGGCGACGCGGCGATCGTGCCGTTCGTCGACACCTCGATGTATGTGATGACACCCGAGTTCGGCGCGGCCTCGCAGCTGGAGAAGATCGACATGCTCGACTTCGCCGACGTCGTGGCGATCAACAAGTTCGAGCGGCGCGGCGCGAAGGACGCGTTGCGCGACGTGGGCCGTCAACTGGTACGCAACCGCGAGGCGTTCGGTATGCGGCCCGAGGAGATGCCGGTGTACGGCTCCTCGGCGGCCACGTTCAACGACGACGGTGTCACCGCGCTGTACCAGCATCTGAAGAGTTCGCTGGCCGAGAAGGGGCTGCCGCTGTCCGAGGGCTGGCTGGCGCCCGTCGATGTGCGCTACTCCTCCGGTATCCGGCAGGTGGTTCCGGCGGAGAGGGTGCGCTACCTCGCCGAGATCAGCGAGCTGGTCCGCGGGTACCACGCCGAGACCGACCGGATGGCCGAGGCGGCCCGTCGGGTGCAGCGGCTGGAGGCGGTGGAGGGCGAACTCGTCCAGGTCGGCTCCGACGCCGGGAATGTGCGGTCATTGCTCGAGGACGCCCGCCGGAAACTCCCGCACGAGGTCGCGGAACGCATCGAGAACTGGCCCGCCGTCGTGGCCTCCTACTCCGGCGACGAGCAGATCGTGAAAATACGGGACCGGGAGATCCGCACCACGCTGACCCGCGAGTCCCTGTCCGGCAACAAGATCCCCCGGGTCGCCCTGCCCCGCTTCACCGACCACGGGGAACTGGTGCGGTTCTGGCGCCGGGAGAACCTGCCCGGCCACTTCCCGTTCACCGCCGGGGTGTTCCCGTTCAAGCGTGACGGCGAGGACCCGGCGCGGATGTTCGCGGGCGAGGGCGATCCGTTCCGTACCAACCGGCGTTTCAAGCTGCTGTCCGAGGGCCAGCCGGCCACCCGGCTGTCCACCGCGTTCGACTCCGTCACCCTCTACGGCCGTGACCCGGACGAGCGCCCGGACAACTACGGCAAGGTCGGCACCTCCGGAGTGTCGGTGGCGACCCTGGAGGACATGAAGGCGCTCTTCGACGGCTTCGACCTGGTGGCGCAGACGACTTCGGTCTCCATGACGATCAACGGACCGGCGCCGGCCATCCTGGCGTTCTTCCTCAACACCACGATCGACCAGCAGATCGAGAGGTTCCGTACCGCCGAGGGCCGCGACCCGTCGCCCGAGGAGGCGGCCGAACTGCGGGCGCATGCGCTGGGATCCGTGCGCGGCACGGTGCAGGCCGACATCCTCAAGGAGGACCAGGGCCAGAACACCTGTCTGTTCTCCACCGAGTTCTCCCTGCGGATGATGGCCGACATCCAGGAGTGGTTCATCGCCAACAAGGTCCGCAACTTCTACTCGGTGTCCATCTCCGGCTACCACATCGCCGAAGCCGGCGCGAATCCCATCAGCCAGCTGGCCTTCACCTTGGCCAATGGCTTCACCTACGTCGAGTCCTACCTCGCCCGGGGCATGCACATCGACGACTTCTCCCCGAACCTGTCGTTCTTCTTCTCCAATGGCATGGACCCCGAGTACTCCGTCCTCGGCCGGGTCGCCCGCCGCATCTGGGCGGTGGCGATGAAGGAGAAGTACGGTGCGAACGAGCGCAGCCAGAAGCTGAAGTACCACGTCCAGACCTCCGGCCGCTCGCTGCACGCCCAGGAGATGGACTTCAACGACATCCGCACCACTCTGCAGGCGCTCATCGCGATCTACGACAACTGCAACAGCCTGCACACCAACGCCTATGACGAGGCGGTCACCACCCCGACCGAGGACTCGGTCCGCCGGGCCCTCGCCATCCAGCTGATCATCAACCGCGAGTGGGGTCTGGCGATGAACGAGAACCCCTTGCAGGGGTCGTTCATCATCGACGAGCTCACCGACCTGGTGGAGGAGGCCGTCCTCGAGGAGTTCGAGCGGATCAGCGAGCGTGGCGGTGTGCTCGGGGCGATGGAGACCGGCTACCAGCGCGGCCGTATCCAGGACGAGTCGATGCTGTACGAGCAGCGCAAGCATGACGGCACCCTGCCGATCATCGGCGTCAACACCTTCCGTAACCCGCATGCGGACACCGCCGAGCCCGACGCCATCGAACTGGCCCGCGCCACGGAGGAGGAGAAGCAGTCCCAGCTGGCGCGGGTGCGGGACTTCCAGGCCCGCCACCATGAGACGGCCCATGCCGCGCTGGCCGCGCTCAAGGACGCGGCGGTGAGTGACCGCAACGTCTTCGCCGTCCTCATGGACGCCGCCCGGGTCTGCTCGCTGCAGCAGATCACCGACGCCTTCTTCGAGGTCGGTGGCCAGTACCGCCGCAACGTCTGA
- a CDS encoding oxidoreductase: protein MIASHLPAAAAPLAVGSLTLRNRLVATAHASGFIRDGLPLSGDAEYWGRLAAGGAALLICGGTTVAPESAPRQGNILQLHRPEAVEPLRARVNAMHAEGAIAVCQLVHLGRETLGAPSYYAPVAPSAVRSPREPTAPRPLLGSEIDDVVEAFRVSSAHALAAGFDGIELHAAHGYLLEQFLSPRTNPRRDGLEVLERVIAAIRGLSTAALLGVRFSVDASEEVALSPDELAELLPAVDPLVDYVNVTVGVRTTYVRDMATERPPVLADLARLRSLITRPLVASHAFRTPAAIDDALAAGADLVGMARALIADPDLPRKVLTGRATEVRPCVACNEDCRTFDPVLLCVVNPDLAPPGEPRRPAAPLVRAWDPPRATGQRVAVVGAGPAGLECALSLARAKVADVVLFEAADRLGGQLSTAALAPHRTGWAALLGFYERTLSAMGVDVRLRRTAEPGGELDAFDAVVLATGAVETSPLIEAGAVGSSAALARGVTSLTGAAHVLVADDGFGWWPGCDAVELAVAAGVPRITFVTPGTAFAGAIPPESRVQLLQRLSGTCELDIMPLCTATGIGPEGVTVAHHTSGGMTTVAADQVIVVGERRPRAAPDCTNPLVLTIGDAVVPRRVAHAIAEGREAAARIAAALRHGMTPTR, encoded by the coding sequence GTGATCGCATCACACCTTCCGGCCGCGGCCGCACCACTGGCCGTCGGTTCACTGACCCTGCGGAACCGGCTGGTCGCCACCGCCCACGCCAGCGGTTTCATACGGGACGGGCTACCGCTCAGCGGCGACGCCGAGTACTGGGGCCGGCTGGCGGCCGGTGGCGCGGCGCTGCTGATCTGCGGCGGCACGACGGTGGCGCCGGAGTCCGCGCCGCGGCAGGGAAACATCCTTCAGCTCCATCGCCCGGAGGCGGTCGAGCCGCTGCGAGCGCGGGTCAACGCCATGCACGCCGAAGGCGCGATTGCCGTCTGCCAGCTTGTCCATCTCGGCCGGGAGACACTCGGCGCGCCGTCGTACTACGCACCGGTCGCCCCCTCGGCCGTACGTTCTCCCCGTGAGCCGACAGCACCGCGCCCTCTGCTCGGCAGCGAGATCGACGATGTGGTGGAGGCGTTCCGCGTATCGTCCGCCCACGCTCTGGCGGCCGGGTTCGACGGGATCGAACTCCACGCCGCCCACGGCTACCTGCTGGAGCAGTTCCTCTCGCCACGCACGAACCCGCGCCGTGACGGGCTCGAGGTGCTGGAACGTGTGATCGCCGCGATACGCGGGCTGTCCACCGCCGCACTGCTGGGCGTCCGTTTCAGCGTCGACGCGTCGGAGGAGGTGGCACTGAGCCCGGACGAGCTGGCCGAGCTGCTGCCCGCCGTCGATCCGTTGGTCGACTACGTCAACGTCACCGTCGGCGTACGCACCACATACGTCCGGGACATGGCCACCGAGCGCCCGCCGGTGCTGGCCGACCTGGCGCGTCTGCGGTCGCTCATCACCCGGCCGCTTGTGGCGTCCCACGCCTTCCGTACCCCGGCCGCGATCGATGACGCCCTGGCGGCCGGAGCCGACCTGGTGGGGATGGCGCGCGCCCTGATCGCCGACCCGGACCTGCCGCGCAAGGTGCTCACGGGACGTGCGACGGAGGTCCGGCCCTGCGTGGCCTGCAACGAGGACTGCCGGACGTTCGACCCGGTACTGCTGTGCGTGGTCAACCCGGACCTCGCACCGCCCGGCGAACCGCGTCGGCCCGCCGCACCGCTGGTGCGCGCGTGGGATCCGCCACGCGCCACCGGACAGCGCGTGGCCGTCGTGGGGGCGGGACCCGCGGGCCTGGAGTGCGCACTGAGTCTGGCCCGCGCCAAGGTGGCGGATGTCGTCCTCTTCGAGGCCGCCGACCGGTTGGGCGGACAGCTCTCCACAGCGGCCCTGGCACCTCACCGCACCGGTTGGGCGGCACTGCTCGGCTTCTACGAACGGACGCTGTCCGCCATGGGCGTCGATGTACGGCTGAGGCGGACCGCGGAGCCGGGCGGTGAGCTCGACGCCTTCGACGCCGTGGTGCTGGCCACGGGCGCGGTGGAGACGTCACCGCTGATCGAGGCCGGGGCCGTGGGGTCGTCGGCCGCGCTGGCGCGGGGAGTTACGTCGTTGACGGGTGCCGCGCATGTGCTGGTGGCCGACGATGGATTCGGCTGGTGGCCGGGGTGCGATGCCGTGGAACTGGCCGTGGCCGCGGGAGTTCCCCGCATCACCTTCGTCACGCCGGGAACGGCCTTCGCCGGAGCCATCCCGCCCGAGAGCCGCGTCCAGCTGCTGCAACGGCTGTCAGGCACCTGCGAGCTGGACATCATGCCGCTGTGCACGGCGACCGGCATCGGCCCCGAGGGCGTCACCGTCGCTCATCACACCTCCGGAGGGATGACCACGGTGGCGGCGGACCAAGTCATCGTCGTGGGGGAACGCCGCCCACGCGCCGCCCCGGACTGCACCAATCCCCTGGTACTGACAATCGGCGACGCCGTGGTGCCGCGACGTGTCGCGCACGCGATCGCCGAGGGCCGGGAAGCCGCCGCGAGAATCGCCGCTGCGCTACGACACGGTATGACGCCCACGCGGTAG
- a CDS encoding class I SAM-dependent methyltransferase encodes MRWNGDDYQSRFDRIAAEGGDIHGEAALVRSFQPATVLDAGCGTGRVAIELARHGIDVVGVDTDESMLATARRLAPEIRWYQQDLVDLDLGLSFDVVVLAGNVPLFTPPGTEPALVAGAAAHVRPAGRLVAGFALDRGYTLDDYDAHCRAVGLTVEARYATWSRDPYTGGQYAVSVHGKPQR; translated from the coding sequence ATGAGGTGGAACGGTGACGACTACCAGTCGCGGTTTGACCGCATCGCCGCCGAAGGCGGGGACATCCACGGTGAAGCCGCGCTGGTCCGCTCCTTCCAGCCCGCCACCGTCCTCGATGCGGGGTGCGGCACCGGCCGGGTGGCCATCGAGCTGGCCCGTCACGGGATCGACGTGGTGGGCGTGGACACCGACGAGTCGATGCTCGCCACCGCCCGGCGGCTGGCCCCGGAGATCCGTTGGTATCAGCAGGATCTGGTCGACCTCGACCTGGGGTTGTCATTCGATGTCGTGGTGCTGGCGGGCAATGTCCCTCTGTTCACCCCGCCGGGTACGGAACCGGCCCTGGTGGCCGGGGCGGCGGCCCATGTGCGTCCGGCCGGCCGTCTTGTCGCCGGTTTCGCCCTGGACCGCGGTTACACGCTGGACGACTACGACGCGCACTGCCGTGCGGTGGGACTCACCGTTGAAGCCAGATACGCGACGTGGTCCCGGGACCCTTACACCGGCGGGCAGTATGCCGTCTCCGTGCATGGCAAGCCCCAGCGCTGA
- a CDS encoding L,D-transpeptidase — protein MRFRAQLATAAVSMALVGGLTAAATTTAQARPAASAATGKYYLKFNKSSVTNSRLYLMKSVSGPDKVIKKYRAGSGVNTNTCARGKGWLPNGDYKIEFHRKNFDGIINGYVIKISDKKCHSGTKRDALFIHSEMKPNGRQGSIESEKWTNSNPNDYYSNGCIKLNPANIKNLFAKVDSVGWSKLAKLKVVS, from the coding sequence ATGAGGTTTCGCGCACAACTCGCCACCGCCGCCGTCTCCATGGCCCTCGTCGGCGGGCTGACGGCCGCCGCGACGACCACGGCTCAGGCCCGTCCGGCGGCCTCCGCGGCGACCGGGAAGTACTACCTGAAGTTCAACAAGAGCTCGGTGACCAATTCCCGGCTCTATCTGATGAAGAGCGTCTCCGGACCCGACAAGGTCATCAAGAAGTACAGGGCCGGCTCGGGTGTCAACACCAACACCTGTGCCCGCGGAAAGGGCTGGCTGCCCAACGGCGACTACAAGATCGAGTTCCACCGGAAGAACTTCGACGGCATCATCAACGGCTACGTCATCAAGATCTCCGACAAGAAGTGCCACAGCGGCACCAAGCGCGACGCGCTGTTCATCCACAGCGAGATGAAGCCGAACGGCAGGCAGGGCTCGATCGAGTCCGAGAAGTGGACCAACAGCAACCCGAATGACTACTACTCCAACGGCTGCATCAAGCTGAACCCGGCCAACATCAAGAACTTGTTCGCGAAGGTGGACAGCGTCGGCTGGTCGAAGCTGGCCAAGCTGAAGGTGGTCAGCTGA